One genomic region from Zalophus californianus isolate mZalCal1 chromosome 14, mZalCal1.pri.v2, whole genome shotgun sequence encodes:
- the LOC118356284 gene encoding disintegrin and metalloproteinase domain-containing protein 1a-like has product MATSVAAPLRHSASSLSSLQKYQVVTYEAGRVLQTWAPQVSPRRAPVVPGPPCVRLGIMLVLVLIFLPSLYCDPGSVYYSSYETVIPKGLTVKGREDPGEKASYMLLMQGQKQVIHLKVKGDYFVNNFPVFSYHNGVLGQETPFISHDCHYEGYIEGVPGSFVSLNTCSGLRGILIKEGKPYGIEPMDTSKRFEHVLYTMAHQARVSCSVTSKGSQVVSTSRQQGSRKPRSLQALSSFWSHTKYVEMFVVVNNQRFQMWGSNVNETVQRVMDITALANIFSREINTEVVLAGMEIWTEGDLIEVPADLRVTLRNFNSWRQEQLLHRVKHDVAHMIVGHHPEEDVGQAFLNGACSRGFAAAVEAFHHEDVLLFAALMVHELGHNLGIQHDHSACICKDKRFCLMHENITKDSGFSNCSSDHFYQFLREHKGACLFNKPRPKGRLHRQATCGNGVLDYNEECDCGPDCGNNPCCDQTCRLKEHAQCSDGLCCFNCQLRHKGFMCRSAFGECDLPEYCDGTSRECPRDHYKQDGTSCDIIHYCFMGRCKNPDIQCMDLYGAHAMSAPEDCYISMNTKGTRFGNCGCPTASVPRYVKCFDENIFCGKLVCTNITQVPPIKPHHTLIQVAHKDDWCWSMDVYNITDIPDDGDVDTGTLCAPHKVCVNYSCIDHAVLKYDCEPKEMCNGRGVCNDLRHCHCEEGYAPPDCKLPGNGGSVDSGPPGKPDDGNPSEYERRSLSFDRGNSGRGGEKQDESKRLGKIVYIFPLFLVALFLSLIIGASVGAGKEISQCSQEALEETEEEAVQGKEVGRVDEEVEGKK; this is encoded by the coding sequence ATGGCCACGTCAGTGGCAGCTCCTTTGAGACACTCTGCCTCCTCCTTGTCTTCTCTACAGAAATACCAAGTGGTTACCTATGAGGCTGGCAGAGTGCTTCAGACTTGGGCTCCCCAAGTGTCCCCGAGGCGGGCACCAGTAGTGCCAGGACCTCCGTGTGTCAGGCTGGGGATCATGCTGGTCTTGGTACTGATTTTCCTGCCAAGCTTGTACTGTGACCCTGGATCTGTATATTACTCTTCTTATGAAACAGTCATCCCCAAGGGTCTGACAGTCAAGGGAAGGGAAGACCCAGGGGAAAAGGCATCCTATATGCTATTAATGCAGGGCCAGAAACAGGTGATTCACCTGAAGGTGAAGGGAGACTATTTTGTGAATAACTTCCCAGTCTTCAGCTACCACAATGGTGTCCTGGGGCAAGAAACGCCTTTCATCTCGCATGACTGTCACTATGAAGGCTACATAGAAGGAGTCCCAGGTTCTTTTGTTTCCCTCAACACCTGTTCAGGCCTCAGGGGCATCCTGATTAAGGAGGGGAAACCCTATGGCATTGAGCCCATGGACACTTCAAAACGGTTTGAACATGTACTGTACACCATGGCACACCAAGCTCGAGTCTCCTGTAGTGTCACCTCCAAAGGCAGCCAAGTGGTGTCCACCAGCCGGCAACAAGGGAGCAGGAAGCCTCGAAGTCTACAGGCACTGTCCTCCTTTTGGTCACACACCAAGTATGTGGAGATGTTTGTCGTGGTCAACAACCAGCGGTTCCAAATGTGGGGCAGTAACGTCAATGAGACAGTCCAGAGAGTAATGGACATCACTGCTCTGGCCAACATCTTCAGTCGGGAAATAAACACCGAGGTGGTGCTGGCTGGAATGGAGATTTGGACCGAGGGGGACCTCATAGAAGTCCCAGCGGACTTGCGAGTTACACTCAGGAATTTCAATAGCTGGAGACAGGAGCAGCTCCTCCATCGTGTGAAGCACGATGTTGCCCACATGATCGTGGGACATCATCCTGAAGAGGACGTGGGACAGGCATTTCTCAATGGTGCCTGTTCAAGAGGCTTTGCAGCAGCTGTTGAAGCCTTCCATCATGAAGATGTCCTCCTGTTTGCAGCGCTCATGGTCCATGAGCTTGGGCACAACTTGGGTATTCAGCACGACCACTCGGCCTGCATTTGTAAAGATAAACGCTTTTGCCTCATGCATGAAAATATCACTAAAGACAGTGGCTTCAGCAACTGCAGCTCTGACCACTTCTATCAGTTCCTGCGGGAACACAAAGGGGCCTGCCTATTTAACAAGCCTCGGCCCAAAGGTCGCCTGCATAGGCAAGCCACGTGTGGGAATGGTGTGTTGGACTACAATGAGGAGTGTGACTGTGGACCTGACTGTGGTAATAACCCATGCTGTGACCAAACATGTAGGCTGAAGGAGCATGCACAGTGTAGTGATGGACTATGCTGTTTTAATTGCCAGTTGAGACATAAGGGCTTCATGTGTCGTTCTGCTTTTGGAGAGTGTGACCTCCCAGAGTATTGTGATGGTACTTCTAGAGAATGCCCCAGAGACCACTATAAGCAAGATGGTACATCGTGTGATATAATTCACTATTGTTTCATGGGCCGGTGTAAGAACCCTGATATTCAGTGCATGGATCTATATGGGGCCCATGCAATGTCTGCCCCAGAAGACTGTTATATTTCTATGAACACCAAAGGGACCCGGTTTGGCAACTGTGGCTGTCCTACTGCTTCTGTCCCAAGATATGTTAAGTGTTTTGATGAGAATATATTTTGTGGGAAACTTGTATGTACAAATATTACACAGGTACCACCAATCAAACCCCACCATACTCTGATTCAGGTAGCTCACAAAGATGACTGGTGCTGGAGCATGGATGTCTATAACAttactgatatccctgatgacgGAGATGTGGACACTGGCACCCTTTGTGCCCCACACAAAGTCTGCGTGAATTACTCCTGCATTGATCATGCTGTGCTCAAGTATGACTGTGAACCAAAAGAAATGTGTAATGGGAGAGGCGTTTGCAACGATTTAAGGCACTGCCATTGTGAGGAGGGCTATGCCCCCCCTGACTGTAAACTTCCAGGAAATGGGGGTAGTGTGGACAGTGGTCCCCCAGGCAAGCCAGATGATGGAAATCCAAGTGAATATGAAAGGAGAAGTCTTAGTTTTGATCGTGGTAATTCTGGCAGAGGTGGTGAGAAACAGGATGAAAGCAAAAGGCTTGGCAAGATAGTGTACATATTTCCCTTATTTCTTGTAGCATTATTTTTAAGTCTGATTATTGGTGCCAGTGTTGGAGCTGGAAAGGAGATATCACAGTGCTCACAAGAGGCtctagaagaaactgaagaagaagcTGTGCAAGGAAAGGAAGTAGGCAGAGTGGACGAAGAAGTAGAGGGAAAGAAATGA